In Hyperolius riggenbachi isolate aHypRig1 chromosome 10, aHypRig1.pri, whole genome shotgun sequence, a genomic segment contains:
- the LOC137536496 gene encoding histone H2A type 2-B-like — protein MSGRGKQGGKARAKAKTRSSRAGLQFPVGRVHRLLRKGNYAQRVGAGAPVYLAAVLEYLTAEILELAGNAARDNKKTRIIPRHLQLAVRNDEELNKLLGGVTIAQGGVLPNIQAVLLPKKTESHKAAKSK, from the coding sequence ATGTCCGGAAGAGGCAAACAAGGCGGCAAGGCTCGTGCCAAGGCCAAGACTCGCTCCTCCCGGGCCGGGCTGCAGTTCCCAGTCGGCCGTGTTCACCGTCTGCTGAGGAAGGGCAACTATGCGCAGCGGGTGGGGGCCGGAGCTCCGGTCTATCTGGCCGCAGTGCTGGAGTATCTGACCGCTGAGATCCTGGAGCTGGCTGGTAACGCCGCCCGGGACAACAAGAAGACCCGCATCATCCCCCGCCACCTGCAGCTGGCCGTGCGCAACGACGAGGAGCTCAACAAGCTGCTGGGTGGGGTGACCATCGCCCAGGGGGGCGTCCTGCCCAACATCCAGGccgtgctgctgcccaagaagaCCGAGAGCCACAAGGCCGCCAAGAGCAAGTAA
- the LOC137536497 gene encoding histone H2B-like, with protein MAPEPAKSAPAPKKGSKKAVSKVQKKDGKKRRKTRKESYAIYVYKVLKQVHPDTGISSKAMSIMNSFVNDIFERIAGEASRLAHYNKRSTITSREIQTAVRLLLPGELAKHAVSEGTKAVTKYTSAK; from the coding sequence ATGGCTCCTGAACCAGCCAAGTCCGCCCCGGCGCCCAAGAAGGGCTCTAAGAAAGCGGTGAGTAAGGTGCAGAAGAAGGACGGCAAGAAGCGCAGGAAGACCAGGAAGGAGAGCTACGCCATCTACGTGtacaaggtgctgaagcaggtgcaCCCCGACACCGGCATCTCCTCCAAGGCCATGAGCATCATGAACTCCTTCGTCAATGACATCTTCGAGCGCATCGCCGGGGAAGCTTCCCGCCTGGCTCATTACAACAAGCGCTCCACCATCACCTCCCGGGAGATCCAGACCGCCGTTCGCTTGCTGCTGCCGGGAGAGCTGGCCAAGCACGCCGTGTCCGAGGGCACCAAGGCCGTCACAAAGTACACCAGCGCCAAGTAA
- the LOC137537011 gene encoding histone H3 encodes MARTKQTARKSTGGKAPRKQLATKAARKSAPATGGVKKPHRYRPGTVALREIRRYQKSTELLIRKLPFQRLVREIAQDFKTDLRFQSSAVMALQEASEAYLVGLFEDTNLCAIHAKRVTIMPKDIQLARRIRGERA; translated from the coding sequence ATGGCCAGAACCAAGCAGACCGCCCGCAAGTCCACCGGAGGGAAAGCTCCCCGCAAGCAGCTGGCCACCAAAGCCGCCCGGAAGAGCGCCCCGGCCACCGGAGGAGTGAAGAAGCCTCACCGCTACCGGCCCGGTACAGTGGCTCTCCGAGAGATCCGCCGCTACCAGAAATCCACCGAGCTGCTGATCCGCAAGCTGCCCTTCCAGCGCCTGGTGCGGGAGATCGCCCAGGACTTCAAGACCGACCTGCGCTTCCAGAGCTCGGCCGTCATGGCTCTGCAGGAGGCCAGCGAGGCTTATCTGGTGGGGCTCTTCGAGGACACCAACCTGTGCGCCATCCACGCCAAGAGGGTCACCATCATGCCCAAAGACATCCAGCTGGCCCGCAGGATCCGCGGCGAGAGGGCATAA
- the LOC137537013 gene encoding histone H4, which translates to MSGRGKGGKGLGKGGAKRHRKVLRDNIQGITKPAIRRLARRGGVKRISGLIYEETRGVLKVFLENVIRDAVTYTEHAKRKTVTAMDVVYALKRQGRTLYGFGG; encoded by the coding sequence ATGTCTGGCCGAGGAAAGGGCGGGAAGGGACTCGGGAAAGGAGGCGCCAAGCGGCACAGGAAGGTGCTCCGGGATAACATCCAGGGCATCACTAAGCCCGCTATCCGCCGCCTGGCCCGCAGAGGGGGTGTCAAGCGCATCTCCGGCCTCATCTATGAGGAGACCCGCGGAGTGCTGAAGGTTTTCCTGGAGAACGTCATCCGGGACGCCGTCACCTACACCGAGCACGCCAAGAGGAAGACGGTCACCGCCATGGATGTGGTGTACGCCCTCAAGCGCCAGGGCCGCACCCTCTACGGCTTCGGGGGCTAA
- the LOC137537014 gene encoding histone H1A-like, protein MAETAPAAAPPAAEPAAKKKQTKKAAAGGGAKKASKKPSGPAVSELILKAVSASKERSGVSLTALKKALAAGGYDVEKNNSRLKLAIKGLLTKGSLVHVKGTGASGSFKVSKKEAAGKEHKKLAQAKKKPAAAAKPKKPATARKPKAAKSPKKPKKAPSAAKKSPAKKAAKKPAAAAAKKPKAAAKTKKAAKS, encoded by the coding sequence ATGGCAGAGACCGCCCCAGCAGCCGCCCCTCCCGCAGCGGAGCCCGCCGCCAAGAAGAAGCAGACTAAGAAGGCGGCAGCCGGAGGAGGAGCCAAGAAAGCCAGCAAGAAGCCTTCCGGCCCCGCCGTGTCCGAGCTCATCCTCAAGGCCGTGTCCGCCTCCAAAGAGCGCAGCGGGGTCTCCCTGACCGCCCTGAAGAAggctctggctgccggaggctacGATGTGGAGAAGAATAACAGCCGCCTCAAGCTGGCCATCAAGGGCTTGCTGACAAAGGGCAGCCTCGTCCATGTCAAAGGCACCGGCGCCTCCGGATCCTTCAAGGTCAGCAAGAAGGAGGCAGCCGGCAAAGAGCACAAGAAGCTGGCACAGGCCAAGAAGAAGCCAGCGGCTGCCGCCAAGCCTAAGAAGCCGGCTACTGCCAGGAAGCCCAAAGCTGCCAAGTCCCCGAAGAAGCCTAAGAAAGCCCCCAGCGCCGCCAAGAAGAGCCCCGCTAAGAAGGCGGCCAAGAAACCGGCGGCAGCTGCTGCCAAGAAGCCCAAAGCTGCCGCTAAAACCAAGAAAGCCGCcaagagctag
- the LOC137536498 gene encoding histone H2A type 2-B-like — translation MSGRGKQGGKARAKAKTRSSRAGLQFPVGRVHRLLRKGNYAQRVGAGAPVYLAAVLEYLTAEILELAGNAARDNKKTRIIPRHLQLAVRNDEELNKLLGGVTIAQGGVLPNIQAVLLPKKTESHKAAKSK, via the coding sequence ATGTCCGGAAGAGGCAAACAAGGCGGCAAGGCTCGTGCCAAGGCCAAGACTCGCTCCTCCCGGGCCGGGCTGCAGTTCCCAGTCGGCCGTGTTCACCGACTGCTGAGGAAGGGCAACTATGCGCAGCGGGTGGGGGCCGGAGCTCCGGTCTATCTGGCCGCAGTGCTGGAGTATCTGACCGCTGAGATCCTGGAGCTGGCTGGTAACGCCGCCCGGGACAACAAGAAGACCCGCATCATCCCCCGCCACCTGCAGCTGGCCGTGCGCAACGACGAGGAGCTCAACAAGCTGCTGGGTGGGGTGACCATCGCCCAGGGGGGCGTCCTGCCCAACATCCAGGccgtgctgctgcccaagaagaCCGAGAGCCACAAGGCCGCCAAGAGCAAGTAA
- the LOC137536499 gene encoding histone H2B-like yields MAPEPAKSAPAPKKGSKKAVSKVQKKDGKKRRKTRKESYAIYVYKVLKQVHPDTGISSKAMSIMNSFVNDIFERIAGEASRLAHYNKRSTITSREIQTAVRLLLPGELAKHAVSEGTKAVTKYTSAK; encoded by the coding sequence ATGGCTCCTGAACCAGCCAAGTCCGCCCCGGCGCCCAAGAAGGGCTCTAAGAAAGCGGTGAGTAAGGTGCAGAAGAAGGACGGCAAGAAGCGCAGGAAGACCAGGAAGGAGAGCTACGCCATCTACGTGtacaaggtgctgaagcaggtgcaCCCCGACACCGGCATCTCCTCCAAGGCTATGAGCATCATGAACTCCTTCGTCAATGACATCTTCGAGCGCATCGCCGGGGAAGCTTCCCGCCTGGCTCATTACAACAAGCGCTCCACCATCACCTCCCGGGAGATCCAGACCGCCGTTCGCTTGCTGCTGCCGGGAGAGCTGGCCAAGCACGCCGTGTCCGAGGGCACCAAGGCCGTCACAAAGTACACCAGCGCCAAGTAA
- the LOC137537015 gene encoding histone H4 — protein MSGRGKGGKGLGKGGAKRHRKVLRDNIQGITKPAIRRLARRGGVKRISGLIYEETRGVLKVFLENVIRDAVTYTEHAKRKTVTAMDVVYALKRQGRTLYGFGG, from the coding sequence ATGTCTGGCCGAGGAAAGGGCGGGAAGGGACTCGGGAAAGGAGGCGCCAAGCGGCACAGGAAGGTGCTCCGGGATAACATCCAGGGCATCACTAAGCCCGCCATCCGCCGCCTGGCCCGCAGAGGGGGTGTCAAGCGCATCTCCGGCCTCATCTATGAGGAGACCCGCGGAGTGCTGAAGGTTTTCCTGGAGAACGTCATCCGGGACGCCGTCACCTACACCGAGCACGCCAAGAGGAAGACGGTCACCGCCATGGATGTGGTGTACGCCCTCAAGCGCCAGGGCCGCACCCTCTACGGCTTCGGGGGCTAA
- the LOC137536500 gene encoding histone H1B-like, translating to MAETAPAAAPPAAEPAAKKKQTKKAAAGGAAKKASKKPSGPAVSELILKAVSASKERSGVSLAALKKALAAGGYDVEKNNSRLKLAIKGLLTKGSLVHVKGTGASGSFKVSKKEAAGKEHKKPAAAKKKPAAAAKPKKPATARKPKAAKSPKKPKKAPSAAKKSPAKKAAKKPAAAAAKKPKAVAKPKKAAKSPAKKAAKPKAAKSPAKKAAKPKKAAPKKK from the coding sequence ATGGCAGAGACCGCCCCAGCAGCCGCCCCTCCCGCAGCGGAGCCCGCCGCCAAGAAGAAGCAGACTAAGAAGGCGGCAGCCGGAGGAGCAGCCAAGAAAGCCAGCAAGAAGCCTTCCGGCCCCGCCGTGTCCGAGCTCATCCTCAAGGCCGTGTCCGCCTCCAAAGAGCGCAGCGGGGTCTCCCTGGCCGCCCTGAAGAAggctctggctgccggaggctacGATGTGGAGAAGAATAACAGCCGCCTCAAGCTGGCCATCAAGGGCTTGCTGACAAAGGGCAGCCTCGTCCATGTCAAAGGCACCGGCGCCTCCGGATCCTTCAAGGTCAGCAAGAAGGAGGCAGCCGGCAAAGAGCACAAGAAGCCGGCGGCGGCCAAGAAGAAGCCAGCGGCTGCCGCCAAGCCTAAGAAGCCGGCTACTGCCAGGAAGCCCAAAGCCGCCAAGTCCCCGAAGAAGCCTAAGAAAGCCCCCAGCGCCGCCAAGAAGAGCCCCGCTAAGAAGGCAGCCAAGAAACCGGCGGCAGCTGCTGCCAAGAAGCCCAAAGCTGTCGCTAAACCCAAGAAAGCTGCCAAGAGCCCCGCTAAGAAGGCAGCCAAGCCTAAGGCCGCCAAAAGCCCGGCAAAGAAGGCAGCAAAGCCCAAGAAGGCTGCTCCTAAGAAGAAATAA